A single window of Narcine bancroftii isolate sNarBan1 chromosome 13, sNarBan1.hap1, whole genome shotgun sequence DNA harbors:
- the LOC138747946 gene encoding potassium voltage-gated channel subfamily A member 1, whose amino-acid sequence MTVIAGDNLDEASALPGHPQDSYPPDNDDHECCERVVINISGLRFETQLKTLAQFPNTLLGNPKRRMRYFDPLRNEYFFDRNRPSFDAILYYYQSGGRLRRPVNVPLEMFSEEIKFYELGEEAMEKFREDEGFIREEERPLPENEYQRQVWLLFEHPESSGPARGIAIVSVMVILISIVIFCLETLPQLKDDRKRIMQVGNTTMPYKSNILTDPFFIVETLCIIWFSFELIVRFFACPSKAEFFKNIMNFIDIVAIIPYFITLGTELAEEDEGQVSGEQATSLAILRVIRLVRVFRIFKLSRHSKGLQILGQTLKASMRELGLLIFFLFIGVILFSSAVFFAEADDPDSFFTSIPDSFWWAVVSMTTVGYGDMYPVTIGGKIVGSLCAIAGVLTIALPVPVIVSNFNYFYHRETEGEEQAQYLHVSCPNIASDSDLRSRSSSTISKSEYMEIEEGVNNSIDNFREANLRTGNCTVANQNCVNKSKLLTDV is encoded by the coding sequence ATGACCGTAATCGCCGGCGACAACTTGGACGAAGCGTCGGCTCTGCCCGGCCACCCTCAGGATAGCTATCCCCCAGATAACGATGACCACGAGTGCTGCGAGCGAGTGGTCATCAACATCTCGGGGCTGAGGTTCGAAACCCAGCTGAAGACCCTTGCCCAGTTCCCCAACACGCTGCTGGGCAACCCGAAGAGGAGGATGCGCTATTTCGACCCTTTGCGCAACGAGTACTTCTTCGACAGGAATCGCCCCAGCTTCGATGCCATCCTGTATTACTACCAGTCGGGCGGCCGGCTCCGCAGACCCGTCAATGTGCCTCTGGAGATGTTCTCGGAAGAAATCAAGTTCTACGAGCTGGGCGAAGAGGCAATGGAGAAATTCCGCGAGGACGAAGGCTTCATAAGGGAAGAGGAGCGACCCTTGCCCGAGAATGAGTACCAGCGCCAGGTGTGGCTACTGTTCGAGCACCCGGAGAGCTCGGGACCAGCCCGGGGCATCGCCATCGTCTCGGTGATGGTCATCCTCATATCCATCGTTATCTTCTGCCTGGAGACCCTGCCCCAGCTCAAAGACGACAGGAAGCGCATAATGCAAGTGGGCAATACCACCATGCCCTATAAATCCAACATCCTCACTGACCCCTTCTTCATCGTGGAGACCCTGTGCATCATCTGGTTCTCCTTCGAGCTCATCGTTCGCTTTTTCGCTTGCCCCAGCAAAGCGGAATTCTTCAAGAACATCATGAACTTCATCGACATCGTGGCCATCATCCCCTACTTTATCACCCTGGGCACGGAGCTGGCGGAGGAGGACGAGGGGCAAGTGAGCGGGGAACAAGCCACCTCGCTCGCCATCCTGCGAGTCATACGGCTCGTTCGAGTGTTCCGGATCTTCAAGTTGTCCCGGCACTCGAAAGGCCTCCAGATCCTGGGCCAGACGCTCAAGGCCAGTATGAGGGAGCTGGGACTgctcatcttctttctcttcatcGGTGTCATTTTGTTCTCCAGCGCCGTGTTCTTCGCGGAAGCCGACGACCCCGATTCTTTCTTCACCAGCATCCCAGACTCTTTCTGGTGGGCGGTCGTGTCAATGACCACCGTGGGTTACGGGGACATGTACCCGGTCACCATCGGAGGCAAGATCGTGGGCTCCCTGTGCGCCATCGCCGGCGTCCTGACCATCGCGCTGCCCGTGCCCGTCATTGTGTCCAACTTCAACTACTTCTACCACCGGGAGACCGAGGGAGAGGAGCAAGCTCAGTACCTCCACGTGAGCTGCCCGAACATCGCCTCGGACAGCGACCTGCGAAGCCGCAGCTCCTCCACTATCAGCAAGTCGGAGTACATGGAGATCGAAGAGGGCGTGAACAACAGCATAGACAATTTCAGAGAAGCAAACCTCAGAACTGGCAACTGCACTGTAGCGAACCAAAACTGTGTGAACAAAAGCAAACTACTGACAGATGTTTAA